From Serinus canaria isolate serCan28SL12 chromosome 26, serCan2020, whole genome shotgun sequence, one genomic window encodes:
- the INKA2 gene encoding PAK4-inhibitor INKA2: MEQHLRRLRQELLSMKEVGDGLHEQMNCMMGALQELKLLQVQTALEHLDLSGCRSPAEQRRCCRSSAEAGQEPRPGGTQGRCPPSLACPGPQPACVSQPAALPESDQPRDSPCSSRSLCGERVCPPKGPCWAPGSAGHGQPRTLEPSQGTAGAWLLCQECPGCDDGHDWTSSLMSQSRNRQPLVLGDNIFADLVGNWLDLPELDKKGEKGEASLSTSRSQELCRKFSLTANIFKKFLRSVRPDRDRLLKEKPCWLPPEDKQPEISKRSKKINKLKGTFYLPLHGNLQSHHSKAERCPRAEGRGEHPKMGTRKVPDSRDYSQAGFDINTAVWV, from the exons ATGGAGCAGCACCTGCGGCGCCTGCGGCAGGAGCTG CTCTCCATGAAGGAGGTGGGTGACGGGCTGCACGAGCAGATGAACTGCATGATGGGcgccctgcaggagctgaagctgctgcaggtgcagacGGCCCTGGAGCACCTGGACCTGTCGGGGTGCCGCAGCCCCGCGGAGCAGCGCCGCTGCTGCCGGAGCAGCGCGGAGGCCGGGCAGGAGCCGCGCCCGGGGGGGACCCAGGGACGCTGCCCCCCGTCCCTGGCGTGTCCCGGGCCACAGCCAGCCTGtgtgtcccagcctgctgcGCTCCCAGAGAGCGACCAGCCTCGAGACAGCCCCTGCTCCTCGCGGAGCCTCTGCGGGGAGCGCGTGTGCCCCCCAAAAGGACCTTGCTGGGCGCCCGGCAGCGCAGGGCACGGCCAGCCCCGGACcctggagcccagccagggcacagctggggcttggctgctgtgccaggagtgcCCGGGCTGTGACGATGGCCACGACTGGACCTCGTCCCTGATGTCGCAGAGCAGGAACCGGCAGCCGCTGGTGCTGGGGGACAACATCTTCGCAGACTTGGTGGGGAACTGGCTGGACCTGCCCGAGCTGGACAAGAAGGGCGAGAAGGGCGAGGCGTCCCTGTCCACGAGCAggtcccaggagctctgcaggaagtTCTCCCTCACAGCCAACATCTTCAAGAAGTTCCTGAGGAGCGTCCGGCCGGACCGCGACAGGCTGCTCAAGGAGaagccctgctggctccctcCCGAGGACAAACAGCCCGAGATTTCCAAGAGGTCCAAAAAGATCAACAAACTCAAGGGGACGTTTTACCTGCCCCTTCATGGGAACCTGCAGAGCCatcacagcaaagcagagaggTGCCCGAGGGCAGAGGGCCGTGGCGAGCACCCCAAAATGGGCACCAGGAAAGTGCCCGACTCAAGGGACTACAGCCAGGCAGGGTTTGACATCAACACGGCTGTCTGGGTgtga